One part of the Paenibacillus silvisoli genome encodes these proteins:
- a CDS encoding ABC transporter permease yields the protein MLNLIACEWLKWRRSRMLWMILLGALLPIALVFLIQLNSSEPFDWKALFTNNLFIMTMLMCPALFALLTGYLFAREFQERTVNNLLTGPYSRNKVMTAKFLIALPVLFSVVLLAFLLTFGIGFFFTSKLPTSDVLFGIMGKYGLLFILEYALVPLSAAVALLWRSYIPAMGLGVFAVVSIITIMQSKFIMYYPWSAPLNFILNVSPDLNSVTIGATSIGAAFLIPLVFIAVYFRRSDVHSG from the coding sequence GTGCTTAATTTGATCGCTTGCGAATGGTTGAAATGGCGGCGCTCCCGCATGCTCTGGATGATTCTGCTCGGCGCGCTGCTTCCGATTGCACTTGTTTTTCTCATCCAGCTGAACTCTTCGGAACCGTTTGATTGGAAGGCGCTCTTCACGAACAACCTGTTTATCATGACGATGCTGATGTGCCCGGCGCTCTTCGCTCTGTTGACCGGCTACTTGTTCGCCAGGGAGTTCCAGGAACGGACCGTAAACAATTTGCTGACTGGACCGTACTCGCGCAATAAAGTGATGACGGCCAAGTTTCTGATCGCGCTGCCGGTACTGTTTTCCGTCGTGCTGCTGGCGTTTCTGCTGACATTCGGCATCGGCTTCTTCTTTACGAGCAAGCTTCCGACGTCGGACGTCCTGTTCGGGATTATGGGCAAATACGGCTTGCTCTTCATTCTGGAGTACGCATTGGTGCCGTTATCGGCAGCGGTTGCTCTGCTGTGGCGCAGTTATATCCCGGCGATGGGACTTGGCGTATTCGCCGTCGTATCTATCATTACGATCATGCAGTCCAAGTTCATTATGTACTATCCATGGAGCGCGCCGCTTAATTTCATCTTGAACGTGTCGCCTGATCTCAATTCGGTGACGATCGGGGCGACGTCGATTGGCGCGGCATTCCTGATCCCGCTCGTCTTTATCGCCGTTTACTTCCGCCGTTCGGACGTGCACAGCGGTTAG
- a CDS encoding SulP family inorganic anion transporter, which yields MSNGSWRKQWTSDVRLNVLAGMTATLALIPDSLAFSFMAGVPPQVGIYATICILLVMTFLGGRPGMISAAAGSMSVLMLTLVKEHGIHYLFAATVLTGIIQYFMGVLKLGKVMRFVPQPVLTGFVNALAILIFLSQLRYLVDASFMMYVLVAVALLIIYVLPRYFKAIPSPLVAVAVLTVLVWAAGIHDVTRIGDIAAIDASLPSFLMPDIPFTWETFFIILPYALSLAVVGFTETMLTQNLLDEMTDEKTDKNKEMRGQGIANVVAGFFGGMAGCALVAESVLNVRMGGRNRLSMLVAALFLLLLVVVLGDLLSLVPMAALVGIMLMVCVAIFDWKSVFKMRTVPAAETAVMVITVAAVVATHDLAIGVVAGVLVSFALVWLQKLRSVKERSLEG from the coding sequence TTGAGCAATGGTTCATGGCGTAAACAGTGGACATCGGATGTCAGACTGAACGTGCTGGCGGGCATGACGGCAACGCTGGCTTTAATACCGGACTCATTGGCATTTTCGTTTATGGCGGGCGTTCCGCCGCAGGTGGGTATTTATGCAACGATTTGCATTCTGCTCGTAATGACGTTTCTAGGCGGAAGACCCGGCATGATTTCGGCGGCGGCCGGTTCGATGTCGGTGCTTATGCTGACGCTGGTGAAGGAGCACGGCATTCATTATTTGTTTGCGGCAACGGTTCTGACGGGCATTATTCAATATTTCATGGGCGTGCTGAAGCTTGGCAAAGTGATGCGGTTCGTACCGCAGCCGGTGCTGACGGGCTTCGTAAACGCGCTTGCGATTCTTATTTTTCTATCCCAGCTTCGTTATTTGGTGGATGCATCGTTCATGATGTACGTGCTGGTTGCGGTTGCGCTGCTAATCATTTACGTGCTGCCGCGCTACTTTAAAGCGATCCCTTCTCCGCTCGTTGCGGTGGCCGTTCTAACGGTTCTCGTATGGGCGGCGGGGATCCATGACGTAACGCGAATCGGCGACATTGCGGCGATTGACGCGTCATTGCCTTCGTTCCTGATGCCGGATATCCCGTTTACGTGGGAGACGTTCTTTATTATTTTGCCGTACGCGCTGTCGCTTGCCGTTGTCGGCTTTACGGAAACGATGCTGACGCAAAATCTGCTCGATGAAATGACCGACGAAAAAACGGACAAGAACAAAGAAATGCGCGGGCAGGGCATCGCGAATGTCGTCGCAGGCTTCTTCGGCGGCATGGCCGGCTGCGCCCTGGTTGCGGAATCGGTCCTAAACGTGAGAATGGGCGGACGGAACCGCTTATCGATGCTCGTTGCCGCGCTGTTTCTGCTCCTGCTCGTCGTCGTGCTCGGCGATTTGCTGTCGCTTGTCCCGATGGCCGCGCTGGTTGGCATTATGCTGATGGTGTGCGTGGCGATTTTCGATTGGAAATCGGTATTCAAGATGCGCACGGTACCCGCGGCGGAAACCGCCGTCATGGTCATTACGGTGGCTGCGGTTGTCGCAACTCACGACTTGGCGATCGGCGTAGTAGCCGGCGTACTGGTCAGCTTCGCGCTTGTGTGGCTGCAGAAGCTGCGGTCGGTCAAGGAGCGTTCGCTCGAAGGTTAA
- a CDS encoding AraC family transcriptional regulator: MREYSLFEPRWRADGDYRPKIDAYYYKQWLDYDMDFHAHDAIEFMYVISGTCTVETKSGAALMRKGDLILLDSGVLHKLIVPKETPCRMLNVEFTFTACDGIYPSMKQLAQGDEAFAMLLDRKVSTIVLRDPSDIHHILKSIVMEMDTGGTQRDGMAHLLLSQLLLRVARLAAEEARDSTVSQHHRYVRKAAEYIHQHYDCDIQTKDVAAAVNLHPVYLQRIFKASMNTTLTDYLAELRIEKAKMLLARTDIPIIEIAGYIGLNSRQYFSMLFKKLTGMSPAAYRKSIETMQGFDTRVAIVDMQ; this comes from the coding sequence ATGCGGGAATACAGCTTATTCGAACCGCGATGGCGCGCGGACGGCGACTATCGCCCGAAGATTGATGCCTACTATTACAAACAATGGCTGGATTACGACATGGATTTCCATGCGCATGACGCCATCGAATTTATGTACGTTATTTCCGGCACTTGCACGGTAGAGACGAAGAGCGGCGCTGCCTTGATGCGCAAAGGCGATTTGATTTTGCTGGACAGCGGCGTGCTCCATAAATTGATCGTACCGAAAGAAACGCCGTGCCGAATGCTCAATGTCGAGTTTACGTTTACCGCTTGCGACGGCATTTATCCTTCGATGAAGCAGCTCGCGCAGGGCGACGAGGCGTTCGCCATGCTGCTGGACCGCAAGGTCAGCACGATCGTGCTTCGCGATCCGAGCGATATTCACCATATTTTGAAAAGCATCGTGATGGAGATGGACACCGGAGGAACGCAGCGCGACGGTATGGCGCACTTGCTGCTGTCGCAGCTGCTGCTCCGCGTGGCGCGCCTGGCTGCCGAGGAGGCGCGGGACAGCACCGTCAGTCAGCACCACCGTTACGTGCGGAAGGCCGCCGAGTATATACACCAGCATTACGACTGCGATATCCAGACGAAGGATGTGGCGGCTGCCGTCAATTTGCATCCGGTCTATTTGCAGCGGATTTTCAAAGCCAGCATGAACACGACGTTAACCGATTATTTGGCGGAGCTGCGGATCGAGAAGGCCAAAATGCTGCTCGCCCGCACCGATATCCCGATCATCGAAATCGCGGGCTACATTGGCTTGAACAGCCGGCAGTATTTCAGCATGCTGTTTAAGAAGCTGACGGGGATGTCGCCTGCCGCTTACCGCAAATCGATCGAAACGATGCAGGGCTTCGATACACGAGTTGCAATAGTTGACATGCAGTAG
- the melA gene encoding alpha-glucosidase/alpha-galactosidase has product MSFKVAFIGAGSIGFTRGLLRDLLAVPEFRDIEIAFTDINAHNLDMVTQLCQRDIQENGLNIQIQSTTDRREAVRDAKYVLTVVRIGGLEAFQHDVDIPLKYGVDQCVGDTLCAGGIMYGQRGIAAMLDICKDIREVARPDVLMLNYANPMAMLTWACNKYGGVRTIGLCHGVQGGHHQIAAVLGLKKQEVDIICAGINHQTWYVSVKHNGVDKTGDLLEAFENHPEFQKTEKVRIDMLRRFGYYSTESNGHLSEYVPWYRKRADEIQDWIDLGVWINGETGGYLRVCTEGRNWFETDFPNWMKGDPYVYSAEKRSEEHGSYIIEGLETGRLYRGHFNVVNNGVITNLPDDAIIEAPGYVDANGINMPVVGDLPLGCAAVCNVSISVQRLAVEAAVRGDDNLLRQAMMMDPLVGAVCNPKEIWQMVDEMLAAQEKWLPQYGDAIEKAKERLAAGNLIPTRGDYKGAARLKTKTVEEMMQDRESATRNAGEADKAKERPAAAH; this is encoded by the coding sequence ATGTCGTTTAAAGTAGCTTTCATTGGTGCAGGCAGTATCGGATTTACGCGGGGCTTGCTGCGGGACTTGCTGGCGGTGCCGGAATTCCGAGATATCGAGATTGCGTTTACGGACATTAATGCGCACAACTTGGATATGGTGACCCAGCTGTGCCAGCGGGACATTCAAGAGAATGGCCTAAACATACAAATTCAGTCGACGACCGACCGCCGCGAAGCGGTGCGTGATGCGAAATACGTGCTCACCGTTGTCCGGATCGGCGGGCTGGAGGCGTTCCAGCACGATGTCGATATACCTCTGAAGTACGGCGTAGACCAGTGCGTCGGCGATACGCTTTGCGCAGGCGGCATTATGTATGGACAGCGCGGCATTGCGGCCATGCTCGACATTTGCAAAGATATCCGCGAAGTGGCTAGACCGGATGTGCTGATGCTGAACTATGCGAATCCGATGGCGATGCTGACATGGGCATGCAACAAATACGGCGGCGTTCGCACGATCGGACTTTGCCACGGCGTGCAAGGCGGCCACCATCAGATTGCGGCGGTGCTCGGGCTGAAGAAGCAGGAAGTCGATATTATTTGCGCGGGCATTAACCATCAAACCTGGTATGTGTCGGTGAAACATAACGGTGTCGATAAAACGGGCGATCTGCTTGAAGCGTTCGAGAATCATCCGGAGTTCCAGAAGACGGAGAAGGTTCGGATCGATATGCTGCGCCGGTTCGGCTATTATTCGACGGAGTCGAACGGCCATCTCAGCGAATACGTGCCATGGTACCGTAAACGCGCGGACGAGATTCAAGACTGGATCGACCTCGGCGTGTGGATCAACGGGGAGACCGGCGGTTATTTGCGCGTATGTACGGAAGGCCGCAACTGGTTCGAGACGGATTTCCCGAACTGGATGAAAGGCGACCCGTATGTGTACAGCGCCGAGAAGCGTTCAGAGGAGCATGGCTCTTATATTATCGAAGGCTTGGAAACGGGACGGCTGTACCGCGGACATTTCAATGTCGTGAACAACGGCGTCATTACGAACCTGCCGGACGATGCGATCATCGAAGCGCCGGGCTATGTCGATGCCAACGGCATCAATATGCCGGTAGTCGGCGATTTGCCGCTCGGCTGCGCCGCCGTCTGCAACGTGAGCATTTCCGTGCAGCGTCTGGCGGTGGAAGCTGCCGTTCGCGGCGATGACAACCTGCTCCGTCAAGCAATGATGATGGATCCGCTCGTAGGCGCGGTTTGCAATCCGAAGGAAATTTGGCAGATGGTCGACGAGATGCTCGCTGCCCAGGAAAAATGGCTGCCTCAATACGGCGATGCCATCGAGAAGGCGAAGGAACGGCTGGCGGCGGGCAATTTGATTCCGACGCGCGGCGATTATAAAGGAGCGGCACGTCTCAAGACGAAAACGGTTGAAGAGATGATGCAGGACCGCGAATCGGCCACGCGCAATGCCGGCGAAGCCGATAAGGCGAAGGAGCGCCCGGCGGCAGCTCATTAA
- a CDS encoding pirin family protein, producing MQTLVYGPTLQATGAFDGGKITEQKPIGFPGEGSVVKRVSTLFYWAWAHSPNEGYIPLHPHQAFEIMTYVVAGKAEHGDTLGTKSSIGAGGVQLMQTGSGVSHEERFVGPDMEGFQIWFEPSIQEALKQQPTYSQYEHEEFPSEKGNGYTKKTVIGYGSPISITADARMWDVEVEPGAQFTHPIEGNRTLTALAIRGDGSWTYAAPDSKTTAFKHKDFILARADEAQEAVIAASGDAPLRLILIDVPSTVDYPLYPKR from the coding sequence ATGCAAACACTCGTATACGGTCCGACTCTTCAAGCTACAGGCGCTTTTGACGGCGGCAAAATAACGGAGCAGAAGCCGATCGGCTTCCCCGGCGAAGGCTCTGTCGTGAAACGGGTCAGCACCTTGTTCTACTGGGCTTGGGCGCATTCGCCTAATGAAGGCTATATTCCGCTCCACCCCCATCAAGCCTTTGAAATCATGACCTATGTCGTTGCAGGCAAAGCGGAGCACGGCGACACGCTTGGCACGAAGAGCTCGATCGGCGCTGGCGGCGTTCAGCTCATGCAGACGGGCTCGGGCGTCAGCCACGAGGAACGGTTCGTCGGCCCGGATATGGAAGGGTTCCAAATCTGGTTCGAGCCTTCCATTCAAGAAGCGCTCAAACAACAGCCGACCTACAGCCAATACGAGCATGAAGAATTTCCTTCCGAAAAAGGCAACGGCTACACGAAAAAAACGGTAATCGGCTACGGCTCGCCAATCTCCATTACGGCGGATGCGCGGATGTGGGATGTCGAGGTCGAGCCCGGCGCGCAATTCACGCATCCGATCGAAGGCAACCGCACGCTGACGGCTTTGGCCATTCGCGGCGACGGGTCGTGGACCTACGCGGCGCCGGATTCGAAAACAACGGCGTTCAAGCATAAAGACTTCATCCTAGCCAGAGCGGATGAAGCCCAAGAAGCGGTCATTGCCGCATCGGGCGATGCCCCGCTCCGTCTAATTCTGATCGACGTCCCATCTACAGTCGACTATCCGTTGTATCCGAAACGCTAA
- a CDS encoding DoxX family protein, translated as MSIALGLLIIRLVVGLTFMGHGAQKLFGWFGGYGLKGTGGWMDSIGLKPGVLIALAAGLAELAGGLLFVLGFWMPVAATLIVLTMLGAIVSVHRRNGYWITANGMEYAVVLIAVAIGLALIGAGEYAIG; from the coding sequence GTGAGTATTGCACTTGGATTGTTGATTATTCGACTGGTTGTCGGTTTAACGTTTATGGGGCACGGGGCGCAGAAGCTGTTCGGCTGGTTTGGCGGCTATGGGTTGAAAGGTACCGGCGGCTGGATGGACTCCATCGGTCTTAAGCCTGGGGTACTCATCGCACTGGCGGCAGGTCTCGCGGAGCTGGCCGGCGGGCTGCTCTTCGTACTCGGTTTCTGGATGCCGGTTGCCGCTACCCTGATCGTGCTGACCATGCTTGGCGCGATCGTGTCGGTACACCGTAGAAACGGCTATTGGATTACCGCGAACGGTATGGAATACGCGGTCGTTCTGATCGCGGTGGCAATCGGTTTGGCACTCATCGGCGCGGGCGAATACGCAATCGGCTGA